ggaagggattagaggtttttcaaatagttatgtttattgatgttttaaatgtaaaaggggaggttgagggttcagtttttgttttgaaatgacaatataggctactgacttagttatagtgttaaatattagttaaataacaacaactgttatattttattaattaccgtatattttttaaaagtactCTTccgtttattaaataaaatgataatatattgattattatattaaatttgataataaatcatcattggataataatatcttcatcaaatagaatgacgattggctccagttacagtgctcggtaaccatcatcacaaagaacgttacattcaaagaactgactgaatggaacgggaaaaacccgttgctaacgcatgcgcgatacggtgctgtctaaaacagagagtggtttgtgaCATTCTATTCTCTGCCCATAACTGTGCACTTtaaatgaaagtgaggttatgttttatgaaagtgttgttttataattttagattaggcaataataagaattagataagacaatatctTATATTTTCAACCCTGAACTACATGCTAGGCGCCTTCTAATGATATTACACGCGCGCGGCAAGTGCCGCTAACTTATATGTAAATTGTGTGTTTTCAAACCTCTCTCAAACTTATTTCATAGAATTTAAGCTGTACATGGatgatgaaaatgagaaaaacttTATTGATacgatattattcattcaaatagaGAAAACAAGCTTctatgaaaatacaaaataataatattagtatttaAGGAAAAGTGGTTATCAACTTCATTAAAggaaaataacatttaaaaatgataatataataaaaataaaagattaTTGAGTGCAATTGTAAAGTTTATTCATCTTAAAAATGAGGTCTTCCCACTTCAACAGTCAGCTGCACACCGAAGAAACGCCCCCCGACTCCCACCAACACTATCATCTACTACGGAAAGGTATGATGAAAGAGAACGTGGAAGCACTGGAAAATGGTAGCTATTGAAGCCACCTTAAAAGAACGAATATGCAGAAGTGCGGTACGCTATGCCGCTATGCGTGTAATTGAGGGTGAATAAAGTAAGGTTATAAAATGGAGTAGCATTGAACTTGAGAATTGATAATAAGCAAAAACTCGCTGAAGTCTAGGCCCAGAGCCGATATACCTGAGTTATAATCATGATCATACCTGCCATAGACTGGAGTCTTgcgatttgagtcgaggtagtgtgtgTTGATTAGGTTATAACTAAATTCTATACAGTATGGTGAATGCGATTCTTATGTGATGGACATGTTAAATTGTCGTAGTCCCGGCTGATATAACAGTCATGAGGCCTCATTGACAGcttgaatttaattgtataCTAAGACAAGCTGAATCTTCCGTCAGGGATTACCCTCTAATAATATTGAGCCTGTATCtcctaccgtctatagaaggcattgacaagacagaggttcggcaacgtctTTCTCCaatatttctccactgctattataacgtggacctcactctataTACAAATAACGACGTTATGAAAATGTAACAAGCTTTTAACAGTGTGATCTCAATCTTCATTTGTTCATtaaattgataaacagaaccacATTATGAGAGAGTAATATTAATTAAGCTGAGGTTTGGTGGAAGTCCAGTATGAATAATCTCAATATGCACTTATACATAGGCTACTATTATAGATGAAACTTATAGATTTGCTTACTACTACTCTTTTATTCACTTTCATATGCTTTTTTCAGTTTTCCCCTTGCAGACAAGAGAAGACTTCAGGAGTGGTTAGTGAAGATTCGACAAGAGGGATTTGCTCCAACTGTACACTCTGTAATCTGCTCACAGCATTCCATCCTTAATGCTTCTGGAAAAGTGCCAATAAAAGTCTTTTGAAGCCATCGGCAATTCCATCAATTTTCCAGGATCGCTAAAAAAAGGTTAGTTTTTATTcctgtaatttataaatttctcaaTAAACAATTTGCAgatgtttgagaagaaaatagagACTGTTAATCCATGTTCAAAACTCATAATATAAAATAGcctactattattatatttttacctTCCCTGTGCTAGCCTATTAGCATACCATAGATAAAAAAAgcattattttccaaaaaatcaaggtaccccaaatTCTAGATTGCTATAAGTTTCAAGGCCCCCtcagtccaaaaaagtggtttttgtgtattgatctatatacagagtgagtcatatgtatgggaacccttcaataagttgaagactgttgtagatataatactaaAACTTCCagaataagttattggtcgaatactctaccttttgacgtacaactgaatttcaacccctcataaggggttgtaactataatatttttaatgtcaacacccattgtgtggtacatcattttaaaggtatttttaaaacaagaaagatggcatcaatgaaaatgttttatgataGTTCTATCCATAATGGCGGCTGATTggatttttagtttttaaataaagaaAGAGAACAGAGTAAATAATTATGCCCTGTCATTTCGGCAAGATAACGCTGTGTTTAACTAATGGCAATTTGGCTTGTTGGATCCTGAAAAAGTATCAGCTATTTAAAACTGGCCTGTATCACTACcttcgtaaacaaagccatagtgcattctggtgacgtcggcacaggtagggctcctacaccaaaaaaattgttgatttcagctgaactatatcagctagtgtttttattggtgtaggagccctacctgtgctgaagTAGACACCTACCTGTTgaaccatcaaccacctgtcatgcactatgcCTTTGTTTACAGAGGTAGTGCCTGTACCCAAAGATAAAACAGAAATACGGAGTTTCCTTGGCCTTTGTGCATTTATTACCGGCGATTTGTAATGGGTTTCTCTGGGATAGCCAAGCCATTAAAAAATTTGACAGTGGAGAAGCACAGTTTCATCTGGGATGAAGACTGTCAGCAGGAATTTGATAAACTTGAGGATGCACTCAGCCAAGCCCCTATACTTGTTTATCCTAAATCTAAAGTCAAGTTCATCCTGGATACAATATGGTTGCCATGGCAAAATTGTAACGTGCTATAAATTTTcggctctaaatttattgtctaaatttaatattttctaaatttgactTAGTggttttgtttcggttttgtatatgtttgaaCTTTTATCCGAAgggaaaaatgtaaatttaaagtattgtgctcactataaccttagtgtccggtttcccattagggaactgtGGACTATACACGGCGAGGTGGAaatacccttgggtctccccaccattcaaagccatacactaataataataatcctggATACTGATGCTATTATCACAGCTATTGGTGGAATGGTGCTGTTGTCTGTTGAGATGGTAATGGAATTGTCAAACTGTGGACAGGAGGCCAAAGTAAACCATTGGAGTGGAAGGTGGCAGTACCTTCCTCTCGGAGGAAGATAGTTATGAGGCTTTGTCACGAGACTCCTTGGGCTGGACACCCCAGCATTGAAAGAATGAACCCTCCTCAGGGTTAAACAACAATATTACTGGCCTGGAATGACAAGAGAGGTTGAACAGTATGTAAGACGATGCCACAATTGTGCCATATGTGAAACTCCCTGTGCCTTGAGAGTGCCCCAGGGAAAAGCCTATGAACCAACTTATCTCATGGAATTAGTGTCAATGGATGTGGTTGGTCACTTGCCAACAAGCACTTATGGAAATCGTTACTATGTGAGTTTCATAGACCACTTCACCAGGTTTGCAGAAGCCCTCCCACTACCAGATCAAACTGCCGAATCAATTGCCAGAGCCTTGATTATGCAAATCATATCCAGACATGGTGTATCAACCTGACTGATGACACACCAAGGCAAAAACTTCTTGTCAAAGCTATTTGCAGAAGTATGTAACCAGCTGGGAATAGCAAAAATTCAGACCACTGCATACCACCCAGAAGGCAATGGGAGGTTAGGTGACAAGGCCACCCAAAGGGCAGGGCGAACGGTCATATAATAATTAACCGCGTCGACTTTATCGATTCAAGTACCTTTATTTCACCTTCACGTTAAAAGTCTTGAACTATTTTCTTATCAATCCATTTATATGTATaactcttttttatttatttatttatataatttttacaaagtagcactgattgggagagaaaaactaaggatactccttgtactatttctctcccaaatatagataatattttgaaagtccgagatagggttatggttccacttttctaaaatttagtccattttcactaaaaaaaaaaaacagaaacaacGAAGACTaggaattttaaattttgatggttAAAAACAATTACTTGTGTAGTGTGAATGTGgcataaacaataaaaacttgacgttCACTGACTAAACTTTGGTAAATACAGTCACTCTACGCATAGCATAGGCGTATATTTTTCCAGTCATTGAGTGAGCCTGTGCGCGCTCTCTGCTCCTGCAACCTGCAAGTCGTCATTGGTCGCTTCATTGTCCCAAGTTGGGTGATAAAACTTCTTATCTTATACTCTTTTCTAACCTTGTATTCTGCAGGCAAAAAAAcctatttaattttgaatttccgTTGATATTcctaaattgaataatttcaaaacatttgaaaaaaattgaaaaatatcaacggaaatttaaaattaaataggtTTTAGCCTGCAGAATAGAAGGTAGAGTATAAGATAAGACAAGCTGGGCCGGATGGTTTAAATATGGAGCTGTTCAAGCATGGGGTCTCTTCATCGAACTTCGCTTCCtacatttgataaataattatgtgCTGGAGACAGTTGAGGATCCCAGAAGGTTGGAAAGTGGCTACAGTCAAATCTCTTTTCAAGAAGGGAGataatatagtccagtcactatatacattggtgcttgcaataatttatattttagttctgaattttcaatatatcatttggatacatgagagaagtccagaaccaatttcttcatgcaaaatttccttgtgctagatacagagtggcccaaaaaccacgcattttcagttcattttccagttttcagctatttctgccaaatccagtgatCGGACGGAAAAAATTGTCTAAcctttgtttcagattataaaattctgattaaaatgagatcattccgaattttctatctccaataagtattgagttatgatttttcaataatttgtaaaatttaaagaaaaaataaattttgatgaattttagtttttgatcaacaatatcttccgattgttagatcagaactacaatattaattcCAAGCACACCCTATTtcttatgtctatattgactggactaaaaagTTCCTGTGACAACTATAGAGGAATCAGTTTGCTAAACACTGCTCACAAAATCTATAGCATGATTATCAAGGAAAGGATGAAGCCCATAATGGAAGTTCTCCTGGAAGAGCAATGTGGCTTTACTTTTAAATACTACTTTACCGCGCTATACTGTGGGGGGGGCACATATCAAAAACTCGCCCCGGGCGCCTATTAACCTCGGGGCGGCCCTGGATAGAGAGGCTACATCGCTCCCTCAATGAGAGCATGGCTCACTTTGTTCAACGGGATGATAGAGACTAGTACAACTGGCTGCCTCACGCTCTGACGGCTTATAATTCTGTTCCTTATTCTCCAACAGGGTATTCCCCATTCTTTCTGTCGGGGTCATGGTGTTACCTGCCAATCAACCTATACTTCAAGACCTGAAGCTTTGTTTAGTAGGAGAGCATTTGAAGACATTGATAATGAGATTGGGTGAGGCTTATCAACAAGCTGTCAAGAGTTCCTCGGAAGCAGCAGATAAACGGATTCTAACCGCTAATAAAGGCAGAAAACCAAGGGAATTCAAAGCTAGAGATGCAGTTTATCTGCACAAGTCCGCAGTAAAGCCTGGAAAATCGAGTAATTTCCATCTCCCCTGGGTAGGACCATTAGAAGTGAGTAAGAAGATGTCCCCAGTGAACTATATGGTGATCTTGCCAGGTCGCTAGATCAATGTTCACGTGAATCGCTTGAAACCTTGCATCAAACCCAAGGATGAGGAGAGACTAAGTTCCAGTCACGTTGCTGAAGAGGTTGTGGATGAACAGGAGGAGGAAGACAACCTGGAGCAGGAAGTGCCAGAGTCGGAGGAGGATGACCCACCTTATGCGCCCGGGGGTAGAGATCAAACCATCACAACAACCTCGCCATATAGTTTGAGACGAAGGAACAGTAGGTATTTTTAAACGGTGGGGTAGTGTGAAGGGAATCCCCTTTATGGCTACCATATAATTCACTTTCGTTGCCTGGCAACCCTTGAAAGAAAAGTTTGCTAtctttttttgttcaaatagtGATGATTTAGTATTGAGTAAAGAAACGATCAATTTTAAGAgttggattttcatttaatttagaGTTGTCAGTTCTTTACATGAGTATTGGCATCCTCCACAACATTCCTACAAGCATCTTTATCTTCTATTAATCTTTTCCATCCCCTATAACTAAGCCTTATTAAATCATCCCTGATCTCATATTCCTGTTGTATTCTCGGTCTGCCCCTTTTCCTTCTTGAGTGAAGTTTCTCTTTGAACACTATATTCGGCATTCTGTTTCCATTCATCCTGTAAATAAAGTCAATTTATTAAATCTGTTTCAAACTGTGAAATAGTTGTTGATAGATAGCTCATCTGTCAAGTACTCCACCAAATGTGACCAACTCAGCCACTGACTTGCTTACAGGGAGAAGATTGTGGAGGCCACAGTCGATCCAGTCCAGTCGAGATTCAGCCAGGTTACTTGGATCTGAATTCTCAAGGTCAAGACGACTCAATGTCGATGCCTCATCCACAACATCAAGGACCAGACATGGACAACTGTGATTGGCCAATCCATGAACCAGATCAACATCAAGACACCATTGAAGATAAGTATCACACCCAACTCAATGTGGATAATCAAAGTGAATACTTGGACCACAATTACTCGAAACATCCCATTGAAATAATTTGGCTCAAACCAGAGGAACTagttgaagaagatgaagaagaaaaacaacaacaacTTGGAGCTGAATTTGAAGTGAGAAGTGGAGAAATAAAGCAAGAGAGTGACACCTGTCTGCAGATTGAAAGCGTCTATTCTCTCCCCTTAGATAGACTGAACTCTGGCCCCTCTGTTCTTGAACACATGAAATTCGAGACTGAAGAAGTTAAGGAAGAGCACACATCTTTCAAAACGGACTATTCAGATGCATTGATGCAAACAGAAGGTTTTTATTCAGATGTAGTATCtgagaattatgaaattgaaaatgtgtCATCTGGACTATGTCCACCATACTTTGAGGAACAAGATGGTTCAAGCTCCCATAATTCCATTGATGCAACTCCTGGGAATTCTATGATGGAAGATTCTGAAGAAGATTTTAATGAGGTGGACTTACTAATCAAAAATGCAAGGAAGAATGTGATTGATGCAGCAAGTGATAGTGAATCAACAAAGTGTCAGTCGTATGGTGAAGTATTCAGCAACACTGGAGAATCGAATCTTCATTGTAGAATACACGAAGTGGAAAAACATGTTTGCGGATTCTGTGACTACAAAGCAAGATGGAGATCACATCTTATCATTCATCTAAAGACCCATGCAGGAAAAAGACACTTTAGCTGTGATTTATGTGACTACAAAGCAACACATAAAAAACATCTCATCCCTCATCTAAGGacacacacaggagaaagaccTTTCGGCTGTGATTTCTGTGATTACAAAGCAACACTGAAATCAGATCTTATCAGACATTTAATGTCACACACTGGAGAAAGACCCTTTAGCTGTGATTTGTGTGACTACAAAGCAACACGGAAATCAAATCTCATCATTCATCTAAGGACCCACACAGGAGAAAGACCCTTCTGCTGTGAACATTGTGACTACAAATCATCACAGAAATCAAGTCTTACTAGACATCTAAAGACACACACTCGATAAGACCCTTCAGCTGCGATTTCTGTGTCCACAAAGCAACATGGAAATCAAATTCTCATCACACATTTAAAGTTACTTACTGAGAAAAAGCCTTCAGTAGTAATTTCTGTGACTACAACTCAATACAGAAATCAAATTACAGTTCAATAGCACTGCCCCATTCTCTCTTCATGTGCCTGTCGTTGGCTACCATGGTGGCTAGCTTCACTCTATCCAcagctgcacaaaactattctGCGTTTTTCATGGAAAATCATTTTTCAGAcatgaaataattttgttaattgttataattttaataattattattattcaagtatttaataattattattaataattaattaattttgttaataattattattaataattaattaattttgttaataattattattattcaagtatttaataattattattaataattaattaattttgttaataattatttaaataaagagTGTTCGTTCGTTGAACAGACAAACAagatatattgaataaaaggaaAGTTACGAGGCAGTTTTCTAATAGGCAGATGGGAGAAACAACGGACCATCCAGTCTATGTGAACAAAAGTCTAGCGCCTGCACGAAGAAGGATTTTCAGGATTGCGAGAGAGATCTTCAAAAGAGGCGACATCAAATACATATGGATCAAGGAAGGGAAGATATTAACAAGGAGAAAAGACGGAACATCAGTTATTGAACTCAAGAACagtgaacaagtgaaaaagttGAGCGTGAGAAGTGCATCAGAGCAGCCAGGTAACTCAACAATAATAACAGTGTCAGTAAGTAAAAATGTCAACAGAGATAAGTAACAGAGAAACACTAATTATTCACCAAAATAAACGCAGTCTGCGaagtaattttgatttattcatagTGCAAATGAtgaaattagaaaacaacccgCTAATAATAGTCTTGACAGAAATATGGATACTAGAAAATGAAATAGGGGGCTAATCAGTAcatgttaaaatattttaatcataACTACAGAGCAGGATAATTGGTCATTTCAAGATAAATGCTAAATTAGTGAATTTTTGTCAATAATGCGCATGATCTTTATCTACTCTTCATAGAGTAGACTATGtataattaaattctaatacAGTAGTACAGTAATCCCATTATTTATTTTCCtctattcaatatttcataGATTGGAAAGTGTTTTCTCCCTCATGCAATTTGGCATTGTGAGTTAATCCAATGCTAAATATTCTAATACTTTACCTGATGCACTAGGCCCTTCCTTTTAGAAATATTAATGgtcatacaatatttttttcactatCATTTCTAGCTGAacataaataaatcttcaataTGAGCCATAACTTACTTAAAtgcaatttattcataaaagtgTCTTTAATTTTGCGGGAAatgcattttattaattatttaattagttttatttatttatttttcttacatGAAGATACATTCACATCGTGTAATCTTCCGattaatttgatgttttttttcttctttttatgtttcttcttttttttatgCCTTATTTTTGTTCTCTCTCACAACATAGAAGATGAAGTGGCTCATCTTCAGCTGTTTTGAAACCTCTTTTTGTCTCACAGAAggttattatgaaaaaaaatcctTAAGAAGAGTGCAAGATATCCCACAAACTTAATGTTTCAAGATTTCCCCGTTCTTAATATAAGGCAGCTCTACATAAAAAGTCTTGCAGTTTATATATCAAAAAGCTGGAATATATTCACAAACATTGAACAAAACTATTAGACTAGAAATAGATTACATATAGGTATTCAGATTCCCAGACTCATCCAACACCTAGATTCATCCAATTCTTTTTACCTGGATCATTGCCTTTACCGTAACCTTCCCTGGGATATGTTGCAACTGACTCCGAGGGGGCCAGCATTGCTGTCATTAAGCGCGGGTTGGGGAGGTGGCTGCTCAGCATTGGATGTGATACCAGCGAACAATCAATTAGGTCACCATATATTTAGTGTCCATCTCTGTTTATCCTTTACCttaatctgaaattttcaaatctCCCCTCTTACTTTCTTCTCCTGTACTGCTGGATAACCTATCATAggttcaaatattatattatttttatctgcaCACAACATAATTCATTATCCCATAAGTTTTTTTACATAAGATGTATATCAGGTAATCTATAATGTGATTATAGCCGATTATTTTTTAAGTagttataatattcataaagaGACATTTTTCTCAAATGTCAAGTGCTACACAAATAATTTGTGTAGCTAACAAGTATGTGTGTGAGGAGGGACGTACTTTATTGTACACAAAATTATTTGTGTAGCACTTGACATTTGAGAAAAATGTctgattatgaatattatagctACTCAATAGACAGGACTATTGATATAAATGAAATCAActtatcattttaaaaattattagagATAGGTGTATAGAATAAGTTTG
The sequence above is drawn from the Nilaparvata lugens isolate BPH chromosome 2, ASM1435652v1, whole genome shotgun sequence genome and encodes:
- the LOC111058417 gene encoding zinc finger protein 568 isoform X1; translated protein: MSMPHPQHQGPDMDNCDWPIHEPDQHQDTIEDKYHTQLNVDNQSEYLDHNYSKHPIEIIWLKPEELVEEDEEEKQQQLGAEFEVRSGEIKQESDTCLQIESVYSLPLDRLNSGPSVLEHMKFETEEVKEEHTSFKTDYSDALMQTEGFYSDVVSENYEIENVSSGLCPPYFEEQDGSSSHNSIDATPGNSMMEDSEEDFNEVDLLIKNARKNVIDAASDSESTKCQSYGEVFSNTGESNLHCRIHEVEKHVCGFCDYKARWRSHLIIHLKTHAGKRHFSCDLCDYKATHKKHLIPHLRTHTGERPFGCDFCDYKATLKSDLIRHLMSHTGERPFSCDLCDYKATRKSNLIIHLRTHTGERPFCCEHCDYKSSQKSSLTRHLKTHTR